Proteins encoded by one window of Culicoides brevitarsis isolate CSIRO-B50_1 chromosome 2, AGI_CSIRO_Cbre_v1, whole genome shotgun sequence:
- the LOC134831491 gene encoding cytochrome c oxidase subunit 6C-like, with amino-acid sequence MSEVGRIPKPKLRGLHVEFIKKSLGITTLVCTALGLALKFGHNEPRKRDYAEFYKTYDDNAAFERMRKAGVLQSCK; translated from the exons ATGTCCGAAGTTGGAAGAATCCCAAAGCCCAAATTGCGTGGCTTGCacgttgaatttattaaaaagagcTTGGGTATTACCACACTTGTTTGTACAGCTCTCGGTCTTGCTTTGAAATTCGGTCACAATGAGCCACGCAAACGGGATTATGCTGAATTCTACAA GACCTACGATGACAACGCTGCCTTCGAACGCATGCGAAAAGCTGGAGTATTGCAATCATGCAAATAA
- the LOC134830397 gene encoding uncharacterized protein LOC134830397 isoform X2: protein MVADSDGQTLTAVVICEGNISDPDFPDRLNDIVGKLSSLITPEDEEGYDSDSSASSASSSATAGDEKAKSKRVKVAKVEPWNSVRVTLSIPKEAATKLRELASAGNNALRALGILSVQLEGDSVISLRLVGREIVLRTDGAPSTSNTQQSSSATSELAKIFQQQSSSNSGPIHDPVPGTSKVIPQQNGPLSAQQAAAVAVQQQQAIFKSPNTVCPMDGKLPVHVPTNLGAAENAAEYPFESMIQARVIQRRENTLGMSPASSPATTTSPNAAAGTSSSSQTFVQPAPPPPYPAKGVLGSPNAATNAGNNNIAISSPLLVNLLQNEGAGPSNGKQQVTPQDRVNSANISNSSGNGGNKCTVNNKGLMSKSTLVTSQQQQQQQVAGTHDKQAIVINNNLLLNKSPNSNELSNSPLQQQQQQHGVVVAQSSPVPLPTNANNAGQMRRQMSGNQISSLPMQQQQVRAQQLYFARAPNSNQQQFVVPNALRQQLPQQQPGMNATYGNVRWKMEQQQLDPDCQEFDRFQKMYNHSQQQQENTQGTADLPPSYGQQQASRSAVSQQQQQNADPLGLGNLADLADLTKNDLDSLLPSLHPHDLDSALLAFDTKGTSLDSLLDIDLISSLDTTTTTTPMSGNSAANHSQQLTNGPIVETNHISSSSSSNNSPQVQLKQQQQQPAAATRVTNENPPPQRFLINPLTGDMEITQVEDTSEQDANNVALVGADFHETYKSDGDADDYDDESSRGTNFSAKYLTSDMSDTEKSNQSGDMFLQAQAKTGAKKGGRTKKEKVLNPDGTVVKVVKEKPAKTRVSKVKKAVITPVPSPTGGANAELKLRLKLETSGSGTPTAKKPIASKPTAMVAQQYNFNASIAQQFMQQSQTTQQTATTAGNAVNSVGNVAPASAGEQSSTEEPRVPPLHISIKNKSVVIKSGASGHKKEKKRFLSQSGSESGDDATLRLKKKNSELLKMMNEEGDAKRSTTTHEISSPNGMLGPDGSKKRRLSTAAADTADNQSVVGSTNIGTIGSYSLINHLKEKSNLRTLLKTGSMTNSATNPVTTAQKVDASQEQPAQQTASPVKSIIVNSMTATTTTAPVASSKTTLKALLTHGSDSMINEEKFKQKLLENSEVADAGGGGITETSKASTDGTFQNNVATKECVKTTPSDTSTNAGTNMQRPVQSSPKRETIGSGGGVLIDPSLLQQNVRGSPGSQAQGEDSGIESMDALSEKSPHQNSHSPQGGTNENLLLSSRAPDATNAAANSAPSGVGNSTNNNKVSVSDMHSSVGGDAGAPDDYYEPNDIEAALANMEGIDEIVANEVSSYEKETKINGDHSAIVTSKSNLLADLGEPKEDKYEFHDSPQTQTLLRPSKDLNENKNEVITKDECCNVTPSGTAANPGTKPTIKKEEKPETIKDELLEPCPVRTTPALYTYSNSDKYRGDMNDTPDIKIETPSPSDKMLQQLSIEIPQNNENDNSTRIRTRASSKLESPLDSVGAKQSPQDSPAANLKATLSKLNAAAIDRLSPKGGNQVNKKRKRAGSESSNQSCVSDDLQTRTKKSKKTENDTSTAQNATPAKVAAKPVVNAVKAAVTNQKSAVIDGTPAKTVVGRTLKRSECSSDSDEPLIEIAGKVRNSKLNRSASSSTSSLTGDCEKVLRNHRVVNANNVQPQTPNKVATKAVAAPTTPVNSTIGGGEEKISTRRSVRMTSSALSTTAINQKAKIQQQNPGLQNVTNTPNKQGNGTLGAGVKEVAVEGTPEARRKTRSAGLDGTEGRRRRNSRDGK from the exons aTGGTGGCAGATAGTGATGGACAAACATTGACAGCAGTCGTTATCTGTGAAGGGAATATAAGTGATCCCGATTTTCCGGACAGACTAAATGATATTGTCGGGAAATTATCGTCTCTAATAACGCCGGAGGACGAGGAGGGATATGATTCGGATTCTTCCGCGTCGTCCGCATCATCCTCCGCTACGGCGGGCGATGAAAAAGCCAAGAGCAAACGAGTAAAAGTAgcaaaa gttGAGCCATGGAACAGTGTGCGAGTGACACTTTCCATTCCAAAGGAGGCAGCAACGAAGCTGAGAGAGCTTGCGTCTGCTGGCAACAATGCACTGCGAGCATTAGGCATTTTATCCGTGCAACTTGAGGGCGATTCTGTGATATCATTACGACTAGTAGGAAGAGAAATTGTGTTAAGAACAG ACGGTGCACCCAGCACTTCAAACACACAACAAAGCAGTTCCGCGACAAGCGAACTCGCAAAAATCTTTCAACAACAATCCAGTAGCAACAGTGGACCGATTCACGACCCAGTGCCAGGTACTTCAAAAGTAATTCCGCAACAAAATGGTCCGTTATCGGCGCAACAAGCAGCCGCCGTCGcagtgcaacaacaacaagcgaTATTCAAGTCACCAAATACCGTGTGCCCAATGGACGGAAAGTTGCCGGTGCACGTACCGACGAATCTCGGCGCCGCGGAAAATGCCGCTGAATATCCGTTCGAAAGCATGATTCAAGCACGTGTGATTCAACGACGCGAAAATACGCTCGGCATGAGTCCGGCGTCGTCGCCAGCGACAACAACGTCTCCGAATGCCGCAGCGGGaacgtcatcatcatcgcaaaCATTTGTGCAACCAGCTCCTCCGCCGCCATATCCAGCCAAGGGAGTTCTGGGATCGCCAAATGCCGCAACGAATGCGGGCAATAACAACATCGCGATATCGAGCCCGCTGCTCGTGAATTTGCTGCAAAATGAGGGAGCGGGTCCGAGTAACGGCAAGCAGCAAGTGACGCCGCAAGATCGTGTAAATAGCGCTAACATTAGTAATAGTAGTGGTAATGGTGGTAATAAATGTACAGTTAATAATAAGGGTTTAATGTCAAAGTCGACGCTAGTTACAtcacaacaacagcagcagcagcaggtGGCTGGTACACATGATAAACAAGCAATTGTTATCAACAATAATTTACTACTGAACAAGTCTCCAAACAGTAACGAGTTAAGTAATTCGCctttgcaacaacaacaacaacaacatggaGTCGTCGTCGCGCAATCATCTCCAGTGCCTTTACCAACAAACGCAAATAATGCTGGACAGATGCGCCGTCAAATGTCTGGCAATCAAATTTCGTCACTTCCAATGCAGCAACAGCAAGTGCGAGCGCAGCAATTGTACTTTGCTCGTGCGCCGAACAGCAATCAGCAGCAATTTGTCGTGCCAAATGCGCTACGACAGCAATTACCGCAGCAGCAGCCAGGCATGAACGCCACTTACGGCAATGTGCGATGGAAGATGGAGCAGCAGCAACTGGATCCGGACTGCCAGGAATTCGATCGGTTCCAAAAAATGTACAATCATAGTCAGCAACAGCAAGAAAATACTCAAGGAACTGCAGATTTGCCACCGAGCTACGGGCAGCAACAAGCCTCCAGATCTGCCGtttcgcaacaacaacaacaaaacgccGATCCGCTGGGCTTGGGCAATCTCGCCGACCTGGCAGACCTCACCAAGAACGATCTAGACTCGTTATTGCCTTCCTTACATCCACACGACCTGGATTCCGCCTTACTTGCCTTCGACACGAAAGGCACCTCATTAGACTCACTCCTAGACATAGATTTGATAAGTAGCTtagacacgacgacgacgacgacgccgaTGTCGGGGAACTCCGCGGCTAATCATTCGCAGCAACTCACAAATGGTCCAATCGTAGAAACTAATCacatctcatcatcatcatcatccaacAACTCACCTCAAGTGCAattgaaacaacaacaacaacaaccagcAGCAGCGACTCGCGTGACGAACGAAAATCCGCCGCCGCAGCGATTTCTCATCAACCCCCTAACTGGCGACATGGAGATCACACAAGTGGAGGACACGAGTGAGCAAGACGCTAACAATGTGGCTTTAGTAGGGGCAGATTTTCACGAGACATACAAGAGTGACGGCGACGCCGACGACTACGACGACGAGAGTTCACGCGGCACAAATTTCTCCGCGAAATATCTCACCTCGGACATGAGTGACACGGAAAAATCCAACCAGTCCGGCGACATGTTCTTGCAGGCGCAAGCGAAAACGGGCGCCAAAAAGGGCGGGCGCACGAAAAAGGAGAAAGTTTTGAATCCGGATGGCACGGTGGTGAAAGTGGTCAAGGAGAAACCGGCAAAAACGCGCGTGAGTAAGGTGAAAAAGGCCGTTATTACGCCGGTTCCGTCGCCAACGGGAGGCGCGAATGCCGAGTTGAAGTTGCGATTGAAACTTGAGACGAGCGGAAGTGGAACGCCGACAGCGAAGAAACCGATAGCGTCGAAACCCACGGCAATGGTAGCGCAACAATACAATTTTAATGCGAGTATTGCGCAGCAATTTATGCAACAGTCGCAAACGACGCAGCAGACAGCGACGACGGCGGGAAATGCGGTAAATTCTGTGGGTAATGTCGCTCCTGCCAGTGCTGGAGAACAATCTTCGACGGAGGAGCCGCGAGTTCCGCCATTGCACATTAGCATAAAGAACAAATCGGTTGTTATCAAGTCGGGAGCGTCGGGACATAAGAAGGAGAAGAAACGATTTCTAAgc caatcgGGAAGTGAATCTGGAGATGATGCAACACTACgactgaagaagaaaaattctgaattgcTGAAAATGATGAATGAGGAAGGAGATGCAAAACGTTCGACGACAACACATGAGATATCTAGTCCAAATGGGATGTTGGGTCCGGATGGTAGCAAAAAACGACGCTTAAGTACAGCAGCAGCTGACACCGCCGACAATCAATCCGTTGTTGGTTCCACAAATATCGGCACCATCGGTTCCTATTCCCTGATAAATCATCTAAAGGAGAAAAGTAACCTGCGAACGTTACTGAAAACGGGCTCGATGACGAATTCGGCGACAAATCCAGTCACGACGGCGCAAAAAGTCGACGCGTCTCAAGAACAACCAGCTCAACAAACAGCGAGTCCAGTGAAAAGTATAATAGTGAATTCGATgacggcgacgacgacgacggcgcCCGTTGCCAGTAGTAAGACGACTTTGAAGGCGTTGTTGACGCACGGCAGCGACAGCATGATAaacgaggaaaaatttaagcaaaagttGTTGGAAAATAGTGAGGTGGCGGATGCGGGCGGTGGTGGAATTACGGAAACGTCAAAAGCGTCGACGGATGGGACATTTCAGAACAACGTCGCGACTAAAGAATGCGTAAAAACGACGCCAAGTGATACTTCGACGAATGCCGGTACGAATATGCAACGACCGGTGCAAAGTTCGCCGAAGCGCGAAACAATCGGAAGTGGCGGCGGCGTGTTAATTGATCCGTCGTTGTTGCAGCAAAATGTCCGCGGATCGCCAGGATCTCAGGCACAAGGCGAGGACAGCGGGATCGAGTCGATGGATGCGTTGTCGGAAAAATCGCCGCACCAAAACAGTCACAGCCCCCAGGGAGGCACCAACGAAAATCTGTTGCTGAGTAGTCGTGCGCCCGACGCGACAAACGCTGCAGCCAACAGTGCGCCAAGCGGCGTCGGAAATAgtacaaataacaacaaagtgAGTGTATCGGACATGCACTCGAGTGTCGGAGGCGACGCTGGTGCGCCAGACGATTACTACGAGCCAAATGATATTGAAGCAGCTCTCGCCAACATGGAAGGCATAGACGAAATTGTCGCGAACGAAGTTTCCAGTTACGAAAAAGAGACGAAAATCAACGGGGATCACAGTGCAATAGTCACATCCAAGTCCAATCTGCTAGCGGATCTCGGCGAACCGAAAGAAGACAAATACGAATTTCACGATTCGCCGCAGACGCAAACGCTTCTACGCCCAAGCAAAGATCTGAACGAGAACAAAAACGAAGTTATCACGAAAGACGAGTGTTGTAATGTGACGCCAAGTGGCACGGCAGCAAATCCAGGCACAAAACCGACGATCAAGAAGGAAGAAAAGCCGGAAACGATCAAAGATGAGTTACTGGAGCCATGCCCGGTGCGAACAACACCCGCTTTGTACACCTACTCGAATAGTGATAAATATCGCGGTGACATGAACGACACGCCAGACATCAAAATCGAGACCCCATCGCCCTCGGATAAGATGTTACAGCAACTTTCGATCGAAATTCCGCAAAATAACGAGAACGACAACTCAACTCGAATACGTACTAGAGCCAGCAGCAAGCTCGAGAGTCCCCTCGATTCGGTGGGTGCCAAGCAAAGTCCGCAAGACTCGCCCGCTGCCAATCTGAAAGCGACTCTCTCGAAACTGAATGCGGCGGCAATCGATCGATTAAGTCCCAAGGGCGGCAATCAGGTGAACAAGAAGCGAAAACGTGCCGGCTCCGAAAGTTCAAATCAATCCTGCGTAAGTGATGACTTGCaaacacgaacaaaaaaatcgaaaaagacGGAAAATGACACGAGCACCGCGCAAAATGCGACTCCAGCGAAAGTGGCAGCGAAACCTGTCGTTAATGCCGTTAAAGCTGCTGTGACGAACCAAAAATCCGCTGTAATTGATGGCACCCCGGCAAAAACAGTTGTTGGTCGAACCCTCAAACGGAGCGAATGTTCGTCGGATAGTGACGAGCCACTAATTGAAATTGCCGGCAAAGTAAGGAATTCGAAATTGAATCGTTCAGCGTCGTCATCGACGTCGTCTTTAACGGGCGATTGCGAAAAAGTGCTGCGAAATCATCGAGTTGTGAATGCGAATAATGTTCAGCCACAAACGCCGAATAAAGTTGCGACGAAAGCTGTTGCCGCGCCAACGACTCCCGTCAATTCGACGATCGGAGGAGGCGAAGAAAAGATCAGTACGAGAAGGAGTGTTCGAATGACAAGTTCTGCATTGTCGACGACGGCAATCAATCAAAAGGCGAAAATACAACAACAGAATCCGGGATTGCAAAATGTGACGAATACGCCAAATAAGCAGGGAAATGGAACGTTGGGTGCTGGCGTGAAGGAAGTTGCTGTTGAAGGGACACCAGAAGCACGTCGCAAGACACGCAGTGCAg GACTCGATGGCACCGAAGGACGTCGCCGCAGAAATTCGCGTGACGGAAAGTGA
- the LOC134830397 gene encoding uncharacterized protein LOC134830397 isoform X1: MVADSDGQTLTAVVICEGNISDPDFPDRLNDIVGKLSSLITPEDEEGYDSDSSASSASSSATAGDEKAKSKRVKVAKVEPWNSVRVTLSIPKEAATKLRELASAGNNALRALGILSVQLEGDSVISLRLVGREIVLRTDGAPSTSNTQQSSSATSELAKIFQQQSSSNSGPIHDPVPGTSKVIPQQNGPLSAQQAAAVAVQQQQAIFKSPNTVCPMDGKLPVHVPTNLGAAENAAEYPFESMIQARVIQRRENTLGMSPASSPATTTSPNAAAGTSSSSQTFVQPAPPPPYPAKGVLGSPNAATNAGNNNIAISSPLLVNLLQNEGAGPSNGKQQVTPQDRVNSANISNSSGNGGNKCTVNNKGLMSKSTLVTSQQQQQQQVAGTHDKQAIVINNNLLLNKSPNSNELSNSPLQQQQQQHGVVVAQSSPVPLPTNANNAGQMRRQMSGNQISSLPMQQQQVRAQQLYFARAPNSNQQQFVVPNALRQQLPQQQPGMNATYGNVRWKMEQQQLDPDCQEFDRFQKMYNHSQQQQENTQGTADLPPSYGQQQASRSAVSQQQQQNADPLGLGNLADLADLTKNDLDSLLPSLHPHDLDSALLAFDTKGTSLDSLLDIDLISSLDTTTTTTPMSGNSAANHSQQLTNGPIVETNHISSSSSSNNSPQVQLKQQQQQPAAATRVTNENPPPQRFLINPLTGDMEITQVEDTSEQDANNVALVGADFHETYKSDGDADDYDDESSRGTNFSAKYLTSDMSDTEKSNQSGDMFLQAQAKTGAKKGGRTKKEKVLNPDGTVVKVVKEKPAKTRVSKVKKAVITPVPSPTGGANAELKLRLKLETSGSGTPTAKKPIASKPTAMVAQQYNFNASIAQQFMQQSQTTQQTATTAGNAVNSVGNVAPASAGEQSSTEEPRVPPLHISIKNKSVVIKSGASGHKKEKKRFLSQSGSESGDDATLRLKKKNSELLKMMNEEGDAKRSTTTHEISSPNGMLGPDGSKKRRLSTAAADTADNQSVVGSTNIGTIGSYSLINHLKEKSNLRTLLKTGSMTNSATNPVTTAQKVDASQEQPAQQTASPVKSIIVNSMTATTTTAPVASSKTTLKALLTHGSDSMINEEKFKQKLLENSEVADAGGGGITETSKASTDGTFQNNVATKECVKTTPSDTSTNAGTNMQRPVQSSPKRETIGSGGGVLIDPSLLQQNVRGSPGSQAQGEDSGIESMDALSEKSPHQNSHSPQGGTNENLLLSSRAPDATNAAANSAPSGVGNSTNNNKVSVSDMHSSVGGDAGAPDDYYEPNDIEAALANMEGIDEIVANEVSSYEKETKINGDHSAIVTSKSNLLADLGEPKEDKYEFHDSPQTQTLLRPSKDLNENKNEVITKDECCNVTPSGTAANPGTKPTIKKEEKPETIKDELLEPCPVRTTPALYTYSNSDKYRGDMNDTPDIKIETPSPSDKMLQQLSIEIPQNNENDNSTRIRTRASSKLESPLDSVGAKQSPQDSPAANLKATLSKLNAAAIDRLSPKGGNQVNKKRKRAGSESSNQSCVSDDLQTRTKKSKKTENDTSTAQNATPAKVAAKPVVNAVKAAVTNQKSAVIDGTPAKTVVGRTLKRSECSSDSDEPLIEIAGKVRNSKLNRSASSSTSSLTGDCEKVLRNHRVVNANNVQPQTPNKVATKAVAAPTTPVNSTIGGGEEKISTRRSVRMTSSALSTTAINQKAKIQQQNPGLQNVTNTPNKQGNGTLGAGVKEVAVEGTPEARRKTRSAAGLDGTEGRRRRNSRDGK; encoded by the exons aTGGTGGCAGATAGTGATGGACAAACATTGACAGCAGTCGTTATCTGTGAAGGGAATATAAGTGATCCCGATTTTCCGGACAGACTAAATGATATTGTCGGGAAATTATCGTCTCTAATAACGCCGGAGGACGAGGAGGGATATGATTCGGATTCTTCCGCGTCGTCCGCATCATCCTCCGCTACGGCGGGCGATGAAAAAGCCAAGAGCAAACGAGTAAAAGTAgcaaaa gttGAGCCATGGAACAGTGTGCGAGTGACACTTTCCATTCCAAAGGAGGCAGCAACGAAGCTGAGAGAGCTTGCGTCTGCTGGCAACAATGCACTGCGAGCATTAGGCATTTTATCCGTGCAACTTGAGGGCGATTCTGTGATATCATTACGACTAGTAGGAAGAGAAATTGTGTTAAGAACAG ACGGTGCACCCAGCACTTCAAACACACAACAAAGCAGTTCCGCGACAAGCGAACTCGCAAAAATCTTTCAACAACAATCCAGTAGCAACAGTGGACCGATTCACGACCCAGTGCCAGGTACTTCAAAAGTAATTCCGCAACAAAATGGTCCGTTATCGGCGCAACAAGCAGCCGCCGTCGcagtgcaacaacaacaagcgaTATTCAAGTCACCAAATACCGTGTGCCCAATGGACGGAAAGTTGCCGGTGCACGTACCGACGAATCTCGGCGCCGCGGAAAATGCCGCTGAATATCCGTTCGAAAGCATGATTCAAGCACGTGTGATTCAACGACGCGAAAATACGCTCGGCATGAGTCCGGCGTCGTCGCCAGCGACAACAACGTCTCCGAATGCCGCAGCGGGaacgtcatcatcatcgcaaaCATTTGTGCAACCAGCTCCTCCGCCGCCATATCCAGCCAAGGGAGTTCTGGGATCGCCAAATGCCGCAACGAATGCGGGCAATAACAACATCGCGATATCGAGCCCGCTGCTCGTGAATTTGCTGCAAAATGAGGGAGCGGGTCCGAGTAACGGCAAGCAGCAAGTGACGCCGCAAGATCGTGTAAATAGCGCTAACATTAGTAATAGTAGTGGTAATGGTGGTAATAAATGTACAGTTAATAATAAGGGTTTAATGTCAAAGTCGACGCTAGTTACAtcacaacaacagcagcagcagcaggtGGCTGGTACACATGATAAACAAGCAATTGTTATCAACAATAATTTACTACTGAACAAGTCTCCAAACAGTAACGAGTTAAGTAATTCGCctttgcaacaacaacaacaacaacatggaGTCGTCGTCGCGCAATCATCTCCAGTGCCTTTACCAACAAACGCAAATAATGCTGGACAGATGCGCCGTCAAATGTCTGGCAATCAAATTTCGTCACTTCCAATGCAGCAACAGCAAGTGCGAGCGCAGCAATTGTACTTTGCTCGTGCGCCGAACAGCAATCAGCAGCAATTTGTCGTGCCAAATGCGCTACGACAGCAATTACCGCAGCAGCAGCCAGGCATGAACGCCACTTACGGCAATGTGCGATGGAAGATGGAGCAGCAGCAACTGGATCCGGACTGCCAGGAATTCGATCGGTTCCAAAAAATGTACAATCATAGTCAGCAACAGCAAGAAAATACTCAAGGAACTGCAGATTTGCCACCGAGCTACGGGCAGCAACAAGCCTCCAGATCTGCCGtttcgcaacaacaacaacaaaacgccGATCCGCTGGGCTTGGGCAATCTCGCCGACCTGGCAGACCTCACCAAGAACGATCTAGACTCGTTATTGCCTTCCTTACATCCACACGACCTGGATTCCGCCTTACTTGCCTTCGACACGAAAGGCACCTCATTAGACTCACTCCTAGACATAGATTTGATAAGTAGCTtagacacgacgacgacgacgacgccgaTGTCGGGGAACTCCGCGGCTAATCATTCGCAGCAACTCACAAATGGTCCAATCGTAGAAACTAATCacatctcatcatcatcatcatccaacAACTCACCTCAAGTGCAattgaaacaacaacaacaacaaccagcAGCAGCGACTCGCGTGACGAACGAAAATCCGCCGCCGCAGCGATTTCTCATCAACCCCCTAACTGGCGACATGGAGATCACACAAGTGGAGGACACGAGTGAGCAAGACGCTAACAATGTGGCTTTAGTAGGGGCAGATTTTCACGAGACATACAAGAGTGACGGCGACGCCGACGACTACGACGACGAGAGTTCACGCGGCACAAATTTCTCCGCGAAATATCTCACCTCGGACATGAGTGACACGGAAAAATCCAACCAGTCCGGCGACATGTTCTTGCAGGCGCAAGCGAAAACGGGCGCCAAAAAGGGCGGGCGCACGAAAAAGGAGAAAGTTTTGAATCCGGATGGCACGGTGGTGAAAGTGGTCAAGGAGAAACCGGCAAAAACGCGCGTGAGTAAGGTGAAAAAGGCCGTTATTACGCCGGTTCCGTCGCCAACGGGAGGCGCGAATGCCGAGTTGAAGTTGCGATTGAAACTTGAGACGAGCGGAAGTGGAACGCCGACAGCGAAGAAACCGATAGCGTCGAAACCCACGGCAATGGTAGCGCAACAATACAATTTTAATGCGAGTATTGCGCAGCAATTTATGCAACAGTCGCAAACGACGCAGCAGACAGCGACGACGGCGGGAAATGCGGTAAATTCTGTGGGTAATGTCGCTCCTGCCAGTGCTGGAGAACAATCTTCGACGGAGGAGCCGCGAGTTCCGCCATTGCACATTAGCATAAAGAACAAATCGGTTGTTATCAAGTCGGGAGCGTCGGGACATAAGAAGGAGAAGAAACGATTTCTAAgc caatcgGGAAGTGAATCTGGAGATGATGCAACACTACgactgaagaagaaaaattctgaattgcTGAAAATGATGAATGAGGAAGGAGATGCAAAACGTTCGACGACAACACATGAGATATCTAGTCCAAATGGGATGTTGGGTCCGGATGGTAGCAAAAAACGACGCTTAAGTACAGCAGCAGCTGACACCGCCGACAATCAATCCGTTGTTGGTTCCACAAATATCGGCACCATCGGTTCCTATTCCCTGATAAATCATCTAAAGGAGAAAAGTAACCTGCGAACGTTACTGAAAACGGGCTCGATGACGAATTCGGCGACAAATCCAGTCACGACGGCGCAAAAAGTCGACGCGTCTCAAGAACAACCAGCTCAACAAACAGCGAGTCCAGTGAAAAGTATAATAGTGAATTCGATgacggcgacgacgacgacggcgcCCGTTGCCAGTAGTAAGACGACTTTGAAGGCGTTGTTGACGCACGGCAGCGACAGCATGATAaacgaggaaaaatttaagcaaaagttGTTGGAAAATAGTGAGGTGGCGGATGCGGGCGGTGGTGGAATTACGGAAACGTCAAAAGCGTCGACGGATGGGACATTTCAGAACAACGTCGCGACTAAAGAATGCGTAAAAACGACGCCAAGTGATACTTCGACGAATGCCGGTACGAATATGCAACGACCGGTGCAAAGTTCGCCGAAGCGCGAAACAATCGGAAGTGGCGGCGGCGTGTTAATTGATCCGTCGTTGTTGCAGCAAAATGTCCGCGGATCGCCAGGATCTCAGGCACAAGGCGAGGACAGCGGGATCGAGTCGATGGATGCGTTGTCGGAAAAATCGCCGCACCAAAACAGTCACAGCCCCCAGGGAGGCACCAACGAAAATCTGTTGCTGAGTAGTCGTGCGCCCGACGCGACAAACGCTGCAGCCAACAGTGCGCCAAGCGGCGTCGGAAATAgtacaaataacaacaaagtgAGTGTATCGGACATGCACTCGAGTGTCGGAGGCGACGCTGGTGCGCCAGACGATTACTACGAGCCAAATGATATTGAAGCAGCTCTCGCCAACATGGAAGGCATAGACGAAATTGTCGCGAACGAAGTTTCCAGTTACGAAAAAGAGACGAAAATCAACGGGGATCACAGTGCAATAGTCACATCCAAGTCCAATCTGCTAGCGGATCTCGGCGAACCGAAAGAAGACAAATACGAATTTCACGATTCGCCGCAGACGCAAACGCTTCTACGCCCAAGCAAAGATCTGAACGAGAACAAAAACGAAGTTATCACGAAAGACGAGTGTTGTAATGTGACGCCAAGTGGCACGGCAGCAAATCCAGGCACAAAACCGACGATCAAGAAGGAAGAAAAGCCGGAAACGATCAAAGATGAGTTACTGGAGCCATGCCCGGTGCGAACAACACCCGCTTTGTACACCTACTCGAATAGTGATAAATATCGCGGTGACATGAACGACACGCCAGACATCAAAATCGAGACCCCATCGCCCTCGGATAAGATGTTACAGCAACTTTCGATCGAAATTCCGCAAAATAACGAGAACGACAACTCAACTCGAATACGTACTAGAGCCAGCAGCAAGCTCGAGAGTCCCCTCGATTCGGTGGGTGCCAAGCAAAGTCCGCAAGACTCGCCCGCTGCCAATCTGAAAGCGACTCTCTCGAAACTGAATGCGGCGGCAATCGATCGATTAAGTCCCAAGGGCGGCAATCAGGTGAACAAGAAGCGAAAACGTGCCGGCTCCGAAAGTTCAAATCAATCCTGCGTAAGTGATGACTTGCaaacacgaacaaaaaaatcgaaaaagacGGAAAATGACACGAGCACCGCGCAAAATGCGACTCCAGCGAAAGTGGCAGCGAAACCTGTCGTTAATGCCGTTAAAGCTGCTGTGACGAACCAAAAATCCGCTGTAATTGATGGCACCCCGGCAAAAACAGTTGTTGGTCGAACCCTCAAACGGAGCGAATGTTCGTCGGATAGTGACGAGCCACTAATTGAAATTGCCGGCAAAGTAAGGAATTCGAAATTGAATCGTTCAGCGTCGTCATCGACGTCGTCTTTAACGGGCGATTGCGAAAAAGTGCTGCGAAATCATCGAGTTGTGAATGCGAATAATGTTCAGCCACAAACGCCGAATAAAGTTGCGACGAAAGCTGTTGCCGCGCCAACGACTCCCGTCAATTCGACGATCGGAGGAGGCGAAGAAAAGATCAGTACGAGAAGGAGTGTTCGAATGACAAGTTCTGCATTGTCGACGACGGCAATCAATCAAAAGGCGAAAATACAACAACAGAATCCGGGATTGCAAAATGTGACGAATACGCCAAATAAGCAGGGAAATGGAACGTTGGGTGCTGGCGTGAAGGAAGTTGCTGTTGAAGGGACACCAGAAGCACGTCGCAAGACACGCAGTGCAg cAGGACTCGATGGCACCGAAGGACGTCGCCGCAGAAATTCGCGTGACGGAAAGTGA